The Plasmodium knowlesi strain H genome assembly, chromosome: 12 sequence TCGGAAGAATAAGGGGACGCTCCTTTGTGTACGCATTctccaaataaaaaaaaaaaaaaaaaaaaaaaaaagtagaaaaaagaacTGAATCTGAATCGGAAGCGGGAGAAGGTGATCTGCAACGGAGAGCGGCCAAGAACAACCGCGACGAAGAACCACGACGCGCAGACAAACCGCAGAAGTGATCAGCCAAAACAATCGCCGcgcagaaacaaaaaaaaaaatatgactcTAACAGGAAGGAGACAATTATGTTTTTAACATTCTTTTTGGACAAATGTATTCCATGTTTCCTGGCACTAGGTTCCATTCCTATTGGGTTtataaatagaaaaaacaaattcaaGAAGATAGAAAATCACAAATATGCCCTAGTTAGCACAATAGTTATGAACAGCTTCttaatttatataaataaGTTTTTCGGTCTATTaggaatttttaattttttcttgggGAACTATCTATGTCTAATCGGTATCACAGGTGGAATTGCAGTGGGGAAGTCaacattttgtaattttctaaaaaaaaaagacgtgGTTGTCATTAATGCAGACGAAATAACGAGCCAGATATACAAAAAGGGATCAAcatgttacaaaaaaattttgaagcatTTTGGAGAGGAAATCTTGAACAATGACAAGACTATTAACAGAACCTTGCTacgaaaaattgtttttaacAATGAGGAAAATGTTAAGTACATCAATAAAATCACCCACACGTATATAATAATACAGATAATTAAGGAATGTTTAAAGTATAAATTTCTGTACTTTAAATATAATGTAGCGATAGAGGCGCCTCTGTTAATTGAAACTAAACTGTACTTATTGACAAGTCCTGTTATACTTCTTAAATCGTCCGTAAAGAATCAGATAACGCGTATATTATCTCGGGACAAAAACTGCACATACGACACGGCAATGAGCATAATAAAGTAAGGGTTGTAAAAGGGATTAGCTTTTTTTAGGACCTCCGATTTGGTCCGGTGCACTGTTTAATGCATATAAGAGGTTCTATATGTAATAAATACGTATGTGCCTATTTTTTCGcgtgtttctcctttttatgaGCCAATGTGCTGATATGCTGATGTGTTTCTATGCTGTGCGGCAAAAATGCATGTTCACATGTATTGCAATACGcacttcccctctttttcttaataAACACGGAAAAGTATACAGCTCCACGTTCGCGTGAGTGTGCATACGTATGTAGGAGAGTCCATAGTTCTGTGAATTTATGGAATCacttttatttccattcccccccccccccacttTTCCGCAGAAACCAGTTACCAACGGATGAGAAAATAAAGTACGCAGACATTATCATAAACAATGATGGGGATTTATTAGACCTGCAGATGAAATGCGACGTGGTTTATAACAAATACttaaaaagttttttcttttaattcgtGCACGTTGTCTACGTAGGAAAGCATAAAAATTTGTCGGCACGAGAAGATACACGTGAAAGTGCCAACTctcatttttcctccaaaaatgtagagaatatctttttcccttcaatGCGTAGGTATGGTACATTTGTATATACCCTTATGTACATACGGCACATATGTATCCGTAGAAGCTGCGAAAATGCGTAATTTGCATTCATGAATTGTAAAGATAACTGATTTTTGAGaccccatttttatttacacatttttcccCATACTTTAATTCCTATTCGCTTTTTGCTTCGTATtggattttaattttaaaattatgtaatgaatttttcttttcttttttttttttttttttgtgtaattttttttttaaatctttgACGCCATGTTGAAGTTTTGTTACtactaaatttttttttttttcttcttctttacgAATATTGAATATTTTCCCCAAATTGTTACTTAGTAAactatttttactttttcggAATTTGTGTAAACCTCtaaatgtaagaaaaaatattatcttAGCACCACGGACCGGTGTCCTGGTATAATTCCCtgaatgtgtaaaaaagcCGCAGGGGACTTTAACATCCCACTTTAACTATAAAAAGTTatttacacgaaaaaaaaaaaaaaaaaaaaaaaaaaaagtccacttaaaaaggaagattaaaagggaaaaaaaaaaaaaaaaaaaaaaaaaaaaaaaatagatgaaGCGGGCTTTTTAAATATTAGAAAAGGGAACAAATCGGCATAGTGacaaaacaaggaaaaaaacagaaaatgaaaaaagcaCCCGAAGAGGCACAACTGTGGGAAGCCCGAGCTTATGAACGTTTATGAGGTAGCTCCCAGTGTCCCCAAATCAACCAAATCTTTTTCATGATGTCACTCTTAAGTCGCATTTGTGTACCTTCGTACATATGCGCACGCAAGGATATTCCAACATAAAAGCATAGTTACCTACGTGCATGTGCGCGTTTACGTATTTCCGTCCCACCCACCCCCTTGAAAAATTACACCTCAAGGCAAGATGATCCATGAGATTATACTTAGCCTTATAGGCCAAACGGGGGACATCATAATTTTAGCggataaaaggagaaataaaacgaaaaaggaaagtaactTAAATATAGATGAATACTGCTTTGAAGTAAATAACaacattcacatttttctaaactcggaaataaaaataatcaacGACATTGTACAGTTGGGCTACTATTTTTATGTGATGAATATCTTCTGCTTGCTGGTTAAGAAGAATACGATTTATAAGAACCTAACGCATGTGCACAAATTTAACAAGTTAAGTgaagagagaaaaggaaggacgGGAAAAAGTGGCACGAGAGAAAGAGTGCAAAGAGATGAAGACATCTCCAGCACTGCAAGTACCTCGTCCAACAGTTCCTCCTACGAATCATCTTCTGACAACGAATCGGAAGACAGTAATAATTTGAAGAATTCTCCCCAGAAAAgacaaaacgaaaaaaaaaaacaaatagatAACTACTTTGGtgtaattttaaaaaatatcaaaagcTTAAATAGTGTAAGTCCGTATGGGTATTACGCAAATGGCATAGGGAACGAAATAAGTAAATTCATGAGGAGgtatatgaagaaaattagcGAGATCGAAGAATACATAAATAACAACAGCAACACCCCATTAACGCAAATTTTAACCAtgttagaaaaaaacagagaaGAAATTATCATAATTATAaacattataaaaaattatctagaatttcaaaagaaggaagaacaaaatgtgctggaaggagaaaatagaaacaaaacaaaagaaattatGGACTACCTATACGAAAATTGTTTGAGCGGAAATTCGCGAATTAAAGGTATATATCAC is a genomic window containing:
- a CDS encoding dephospho-CoA kinase, putative is translated as MFLTFFLDKCIPCFLALGSIPIGFINRKNKFKKIENHKYALVSTIVMNSFLIYINKFFGLLGIFNFFLGNYLCLIGITGGIAVGKSTFCNFLKKKDVVVINADEITSQIYKKGSTCYKKILKHFGEEILNNDKTINRTLLRKIVFNNEENVKYINKITHTYIIIQIIKECLKYKFLYFKYNVAIEAPLLIETKLYLLTSPVILLKSSVKNQITRILSRDKNCTYDTAMSIIKNQLPTDEKIKYADIIINNDGDLLDLQMKCDVVYNKYLKSFFF